CGTCTTACTCACAGTTTTGTGTATCTGTTCCAGTCGGCTTTGCTGATAGACGGTCTGGTCGCAGCCAAGGAGGAGTTCACATGAGCCTGACAAAGCAGCAGGCCCGGCTGACTGGAGGCTGAATGCACCCGGACACAGTCCTCctacacacaaagaaaacagtaataatgcacacagtagCTTACATTAGCAATCTAACACTGGTTCATACAATAGCTATGAGTAGAGTAGTATAGAATAATATAGTTTTAAATCAATAGAAGATTAACATAGAATGTAACTTGGCACTAAAGATGCAGTATTGAACAAAGCTATATAGAATCAGAATACAAAAGCATTCAGGTGTTTTCTTGTCCAATGTTGTCACTTACATTGGCTCTCTTGTAGTTTTTCTTGATGTTGTTAATGTCTTGTTGTAGGCGCTCCAGCTGCTCTGGGCTGAGCTCTTCGTACCCGCTCTGGAGAGAGGACATGTAGGCAGGGGGGAGCGAGCCGCCAGGTTCTCGACCTGATGCCCTTGTAAAGTCGTGGGTCATGGAGTTTGGTCCAGAGACGCACTGGGAGTTCTGTCAAGGGAGGCAGAAGAGAGATAGACTTTTACAAAGTACCCAGTGTCAATATAATAACATTTTCATTGAGATTGCTGTAgttttgtaatattttaaatACTATATATCTAGAAGTGAATTAATTCAGAGAGTTTGTTCCTAACCATGCTTAGTTAACTCAAAATTTGCTCTCATGAATTTTCTGCAAATTGAATCAGACATTACTCATGAGCTTCAGAAGAAAAGACTTTTTGCCAGCACTACTCACCAGTCCTGAAATCGGTGAATTCCCCAACTCTGACTCGTAGGAGCTTCCAAAGTAGATTCTCCAAACATTGCCACGATGTTGATCGTCTTCTGCTTGCAGCTCACTGGGCTCCAGGAGAACCATGGACTGGTCCAGAACCGCGCCTGGGTCCCCCTCTCCCACTGAATCATCTGAGCCACTGCTGTTGTTCGGGAAGATCATGGAGGACAGGCTCATGTCGCTGTCTGAGCCACAGGTCAGCTCCTGATTATCACCCAGAAACAGAGGACCAAAGTTTAGCTACAGAAGTACATGAGGGTTTGTAGTGctcaaaaaacacagacaagaaAAGCGGCTTCACTGTGTTATTGCAGTTTAAACTCATTCTGCCTCTGGTAGCCCTTGCTGATTAACTTATTCAATCATATCCTTGTCAACATTGTTAGGGATCATTTCAATTTTGTTGTAAACTGATAATGAAATAACAAGTAGAGCAACTCACATGCTGGGATGCATACAAAACTCATCATTTAATTAGCCTCGagggaccaaaaaaaaaaacagattggCTGCCTCAACATGAAACCATAAATAATTTGACAAATGGACTGGCCAACAGTTCCGTGCCTTTCTGCTCTATTAGCCCGAGGCAACCCCATCTCGACAAAATGAGCTCTTCAATAACTCATCTGTTAAGTACAATAGACTTACATGCGGCGTGCTGGAGCCCATGCTGTTGTGGACGGCCTCCAGCTGGGCGTTGTAGAGCAGGGCCTTCAGGTCTGCCCCGGTGAACTGCTCCGTTGCTGCTGCCAGCTGCTCAAGGTCCACGTCAGCGGTCAGGGCCATGCCGGCGCTCAGAGCCTTCAGGATCTCCACACGAGCCTCCTGGAAATGTAACAGTTGGATTTACTAGAAAGGACATGTCTTCACTGAACATTAATTTTATACcacacaagtctcccctttacagacatgcccactttatgataatcacatgcagtagtTACTATGAACaaccatgtgattaatcgcggttaaatatgtaaatcgattgacagagcTAAAAATTACAATTAGAAGTGGTTGATCTTAAAGCAACAGACCAGGTCAGGAGGGGGGCAGTAGAGGGACTTGTCCAGTCGTCCAGGTCTCAGCAGGGCCGGGTCAATCAGATCTGGACGGCTGGTGGCTGCAAGCACATATACACCTACAAAATGCAAACATGAAGGATTCTTATTTACTTTAAAATGAATAGTTTGTCATTTTAGGAAATATCTGTACACATGTTGGAGTTGGAATCTCATGACTGCAGCACTGATTAGTAAAATGTGCCAATAAAATCTGTGCCCTTAGCTCTTTAAAGTGGATTGTTATTATACAGAACTCATATGTAGTATACTGCTGTATGACCTACCCTGCAGTCCCTCCACCCCATCCAGCTGGGTGAGGAGCTGGTTGACCACACGGTCGGTTACACCTGTGCTGTCATGGCCCCTCCTGGGAGCCAGAGAGTCAAACTCATCGAAGAACAGGATGCATGGCTTGGCAGCTTGCGCCCTGGAGCAAACAGAGGAATCTCCATGAATATTTGTTAGTGGAGCTtactattataaatataatattataaatatttgatGTTACTCATCATAACTAATAGCAACTATAAAAGTCTACTGGAGTCAtatggtgctttcacaagccatagtccgtttggctagtccgaatctacttttggttcgttttctatttagtctggttcggtttcacagtgtacaaattaaagcggaccaaataaaaacattagctgaGGGGCGTTTACGTCATCTCAAGAGAATTGCAGACTTTGAAATACTGCTATCAAAGTGTTTTCACGACGCAGCACTGATCGACTGTGCAcatgaatcccttctcctccacttTATGACTTTAGAAACGTCACTATTTCTATGGACTGTATttatcatattctgtatgttctcttcgacccagatgtcaagcaaacatcggacttctgcagaagtccaggtcagtcctctctcactcacgttaacctgtcgtttatctgtgtccatctcaacaaatgcctgcacaggcagcctgcgtgtTGGTTCGCTTtgaaacagtccaaaaccacCTCTCGCCAGTGGACTCAGACTGGTTGTTTTAGTCTGCACTGGAGTAAGATTATTGCGTTCACAAATGCCCAAACGAACCATACCAGAGTTTAATTAAAACAGACTATAAGCGCCTATAAGAAAGTGACTGAGTGTAAATGTTGActaacctctgaaagacatcCCGAACTCCCTGCTCACTAGCTCCGATGTACTTACTCAGAAGCTCAGGTCCCTAGAGAGAGGTAAATATTCTGCGTCACTGAAGATACAGGTTGCTCTGATTCAGAAAGACTGTCAGAGCCAGCCTACCTTGATGCTGATGAAGTTCATACCACTGTCTTTGGCAATAGCCCTGGCCAGCAGGGTCTTCCCTGTTCCAGGAGCTCCATACAGCAATATTCCTGAGCGATGGCGGATAGGAAGATTGGAGAACAGGACGGGATACTGCAACACACCAAAGACCCACAATCAGTTATCAAGAATTtacattttgtgtattttatacTTCAAGTCATTTCTGTTGGTCTGTGTAAAAGAAATTCCTTACATCCACcatgttttaatttaaaataacaatatagaAAACTTAGGCTATTTATCCTTAAAGTTATATCATTATCATACATTATTATTAGGCCAATATAATTTTAATCAGGGGTAAACTTAAGTTGGCCAATATGGTGCTGTGAAGAACACTAAACAGTGAATATGCAAAATTTTCATCACAAACTTTGAGGTATCTACTGTACAAAGTGCACTTTCTTCTTAAAAAGACAGTTTTAAGTGTCCTAAGACTCCAATCACCAGACAGCCTTGTGTGTTTTCTAATAATTGTACTATTGTGAGTTATACAAGCAGTGGAAATAACAAAAATCTAATCATAAAATTACCTAGGAAATTGTGTTGAAACTTGAAAACGTTCATCATTTATCACCTCTTTCAatcatacattttattaaaaaaggaaattgtTTGCACATTTATTGTTCTGGGTGAAACAGAGTGGTGGAGATAAATTCAGAGGCTTTGAAAGTAAACTGAATAAGAGATGGATTTTCTTGTGAATTTGACTTTAATCAAATAAATTAGTTTCTGTTTGAATAAAATCAATTAGTCTGCATTAATTACTTAAATATTACCCCTTTTAATAGCTTATTTTTTACAACAATCAGCAGCAATTTTGGTGTTGAAATGAGAATTGGTAATACATGATAAATGCATTGTCATCACATTcacttttaatatttaatttatcaCTTCTGTTCCTCCTGTATGGCACAGTAGTGCTTCCATCTGACCGAAAACACACCTGGCTATCTTGTGATTATTCACACTGACACTGACCTTAGCGGGGAGCATTATGGTGTCCATTAGCTGCTGTCGCACCTCCCGCAGCCCCCCCACCCTCTCAAGCCCAACTCCACTTGGGGTGTGGAGGTCTACACCCCACAGCGAGGGAGGCGTGAATCCCTTGAGAGCCTGCACAAAGTCCTTCCACGACAGGCACACACCTGAGACATGGAGCACAAACAAATAATGTGTGAAAGTGGCATAATAGACGAGCATTAGCTTGATTAGAGACGTGAAGCAAAGAACATAAAGAACACCTGGAAATCAACTTTAAATAAACAACATGGGAAtgaattattaatcattttagtgtAACCAAAATCTTTGTTACCCTGGTCGCTGTGTCCTTTTTGTACAGTGTTGGCATGGACAGCCCGCTCCAGCAGTAGTACAAGGTCTTGGGGTGTGTATCCCTCCGTCTCCTTGGCAACAGCTGCCAGGTCTAGAGTCTGTAAGGTCTCCTCAGATAGGCTGGTTTTTCTGAGTATCAGACGGCCCAGGATTTCTGCTCTTTGAGCCTACAAACAAGATATCTGGTTTTTACTTTTTACCTTTTCCAGTGTGtgcttatctgtgtgtgtgtgtatatttgtgtgttaaCCTGGTCTGGTGGCAGGATGTGTGCAAAGCCCTGGATGAAGTGGGACCCATGCACCTCGGTcagggaggggtggagggaaTGCTCACTGCGGCTGGTGATGATCAGACACACCAGGCTGGAGTGAACCAGCACCTCATCCACCACGTCCTTCAGACCTGCAGCCGCAAACAGACAAGAGGAAGCAGCATCAAGACCTCTGACAATCATCTATCCTGCCAGTGAACATACATGACGACAGATATTCCCCcccccaaacacacaaataaaataaagaattcATGGTTTACTCTGTGCAATGTGCTGTTGCAGCAGCGCCTCGGCACCGTGCTCGTGCTCTGGTGAGGTTGGCGCCGCAGTCATATGGTCCAGGTCATCAAGTAGAACAACTGAGGGCTGCCTCCACTCTGCCTGTTCAAAAAGATCCTGCAGCATCTGTCTCACCGTTTCTGCCCTTTTGCCTGAAAAGAAAAGGAACACAATTTCTATGATAAATACATTCAACTAGATTTCTTTGATACAAAATATCAACATGGAGTTTCTTTTAACCTTGTAGTTTTTTGCAGTCCACCAGCTCCACATGTGCATCCAGATCTTCTCTAGCTTTTCTACAGAGGGCTCGGGATAGAATACTCTTTCCGCTTCCCTGTGAGAATACATAACAATAAAGAACATGTTACGTAGTATACAAAAgtatacaaaaacaataatgttaaaaggtccagtgtgtccAGTAGCAATAGATGTCCTCTCCCGTCTAGAGTAGAGTAGGTAATTTGGAGAACAGAGGAGCCAGCGCgtaaagtgtgtatgtgtgtacacgtgggaagtgagtggtgatgGTGAAGCGAGAGACAGAGAACAGCGGCGAGTGTGtgcagtggagcagaagacagagttagtttggCTTtcagaatatcaagtgaatgttcagtggaagttgcagtttgtgcagaaataaatgctgcagctcctcaagaccaacagaggtttcccctGTCCTGTTTCCCAGCGGCTGATTGGAGTGACAGGGTTTACCTCCGAAGCGAGTAACGTTATAGACTCCGGcctaagcaggaaaagttaacaaggtggtttgtccgttctgggctactgtaaaaacatgcGGAATGCTCCGCAAAGAGGATCTGCtcactatgtagatataaacagctcattctaaggtaacgaaaacacaataattcttatttgcatgtgattatacactgaaaaaagcatatttattaatattatattaaatttctgccaatagatccccctaaatgttacacactgttcctttaaggacaAAAATGCAGTAAAATACATGGTTACTTTGCAGTCTGTCTGACAAAATCAGCACTCTACTGTACATGAGTTCTTCAAAATCATTATAGACATTTTAATTTACTCTCTGTAAAGTGTAGAAATATCTGTGCCGTAAGCAGTGTTATTATAATGGTTATGTAAAGAGATACCTTAGCACCAGTGATGAGTAGAGCTCCTCCTTGGAGTCCGCGCCCAGTGGTACCAAGCTCTCTTGAGAGGGGACTACCCAGAAGGCTGTGGGAGATGAAGTCAGATCCAGTCCTACTGAGCTCATTGATCCCACTGGGGAAAGGAGTGAGAGATGTAGAGAGAAATTAATGCTGTTGTTTAAACCAGACACAGGCTTACAAATAGCTGCAGTACACGCTTACCCAAGACTACTGAGGGAGGGAAGCTCTGGGTTGGGCATTTCAGCAATAAATTTCACAGCTGGCAATGTCACTGGCTCTCTGTCTACCTGTAGGCGACACATAGTGTGAGCAAATTGAAACCGTGGCAGCATCACAGAGGCTTTGAGATATTCTGTTTTACTCTGCATGAAATTATGCACAGAAAAACGGCATGCAGCAATCTGTTTTATAAAGTATTATAAAGAATTAAAGATGTCTGTGATTCTAATCCAGTACACTttttgtccgttctgtgtgtgcacataaaAAGAATCCGGTGTTCATACACAGCCCTGGCTCTGTAAataggaaacaaacaaagtggctCAGACCGAGCTGTTAGGGTTGAACcgaatgtaatttatttatattcaaagcttctattgaggttttggAATGAAGCCCCGAATATCCGTCAGGTGCAAGccttcctttgtgtgtgtgtgcagcagcaagcgggagagcagacagtttttgaccgcagtgaaaatgtttttgaaaaggtagatgccaaaataaaatatggattgaagcagaatatttcattagataaaaacatgttgtgaatatTGGAAATGATTAGCCTACATCTAGGCTCTCTTTTTTCTATAcattttgagttttggactgagGACTGAGACAACGGCACAAACGCGGCGGCACCtgctgtatttgtatttgtgtttttttaatgatttatataGGCTACAGAACAAGCTTATAGATTAAGCATTTATAAGggcatggaaaaaaaagatgaacagagacacacagtgaccATGCGGCCACTTTTtatgccaacacacacaaagcagaaCTACTAGCTCTCTGAACGTGGGATTTCCCGATCCTGCAAGCACTCCCTTTACCAGAAGGAAATCCTGCAGGATGCCCTCCTTCCGCATCACTGGAGCAGCTGCACCGGCACCGCTTTATCACCCATAGCTGTCAGAGACCCGCTCCAAGGCCtccagcccacacacacacacacacacacacacacacaaacaaaagaagGCTCGCGACTAATGGACATTCTAGGTTTCAtttgaaaacctcaatagaagctttgaatgtaaaaaaatgcatttggtTCAGCCCTAGTGAGCTGTTTGTTTACCATTTACAGAGCCAGGGCTGTGTATTAACACCAGATCTtttttcagcacacacacagaacagacagacagccagcAGACCGTGCGGAGATATtcgctgaatttgacaaaaagtgttTTAGAATCACAGACTCCACCTTTAATGGTCAATTTACATGACATGCATGCTTGTACCTGTATGTTTTCCTTCTGGATAACAGCGGGTGATAGTGAAAACAGCTGGTCTGGAGGGTCACTCTCTGGTTCCGGTTTCAGAACAGTTAAAGCAAACTCTAACTTTgctataaataagaaaaaaaggtgGGAGAACAGTGATGTTTTATTGCAGCTGAAAGTCAATTTTAATGTGTGCATTATGTGATTTTTAGCCTCTTTGGTATTCAGTAAATTAGTAATTTTTATCATAGTGCCATCGGTGGATTTGTACAATAACTTGTAAAAGAGGAGTACAAATGAATCACCGTCAGTTCCATGTAGGAGGATGGTGCCAGACCGTGCAGTCAGACAGGCTAAAGGTTCATGACTCTGAGTGTGCAGCCAGCCAAGGAACGCTGTCTGGATCTCCTCAtcatcgtcctcctcctccggctGAAGAGAAGATGTCAAATATCACATGGACATAAGAGGTACATTAAATCATATGCAGCTTTGACAATTTACCAGTTTGAGGACTAATAGCTGAATAAATCTAATGAAACAAAATCTCTAACCACACTGTAACCAGATATGAGTACTCCAGCACTCACCAGAGGTATTAGGGGCTGTAGGCGAATAGAAGAGGCTACTTTGATGGTTGATTTGACTGGATTAATTCTAACTGTTGAATGTGGGATGATATTCAACCTGATGGCCAGGGGCTGTGGGATCTGAAAATCATAAGTATTATATGAGATACGACAGCATATAAAGAAACAGATGACTGCGAAAACGTAAAAGTACCATCATTAATCTTAGGTTagagtaaataaatgaacagcACACTCACCCATACTCTTCCACTATGAATCTCTCCCTTGCTGTGACGTCTTCCCTTTTGTGCTAGCTTGTCAGTACCATGGCACACCACCATGACCACCATGGCTTCCTCTTCTTTCATCACTTCTCCTCCAGCAACTTTAGTATCTACCgtgttcttctttttctccatgGCCTGCTTGGCTCGGTCTCTCGATTCTTTAGGGGAGAGAACTTTGGAGAGCATGCCATAAGTCACTGGAGACTGACCTGCAGTTGGCCCAGCATTCAACCCGTGGCTCCAAGGAAATAAGTGAACGACGGCAGTTGCAACGTGGCTCATAGTGCAAAGAGAGTCTGGAGGTGCACCGCACACTCTGTAGATAGAATCAGTGAGGAGGGCGGGGACGTCGGGTACAGGTGGTAGCTCTTTAACCGGGTCATAAGTACCCTTTATCATATAGCGTAGCAGGCTCTTCAGGTCAGCTATTCCACCCCACTGGTGGCTTTGAGGTGCAGGGGAGATACTTTCTAATGGTCCTGAGGGGGAGGAAGGATCCACATTTTGCTGTCTGTGAAAACGCTGCTCCTCGCCGTTTCTCACTGGAGAACCATTAAGGTCGTCAATTCCAGGGCGGCTCTTAGGAGAGACAACCAGTTCTGTGAACTGCTCCAAGCGACCATAGGGCACAGAGGGCGAAAGCGATGCTGCACAGAGTTAAAAACAGATCATACTGTGTTAATGAATACTGTCCCTGGATATGACCAATACatcaaatttaaacaaaaagagCTGAACAGACACTTAAGTAAGTAGGCTTAACTAGTTgaaaccacagaaccacacgtTTTAGGATTATTACTTAATGGAACATTCAATGTTTGCtcttcataaatatgttttttcagAGCACCGATACAAACAGAAAGGCATCAGAGTGCATGTTCGGTATCTTTCTCCCCATGAATTTCCAAGTTTGGAAGAAGACGAGGCAGATTTAACAGACTATTTGCTACAAACAAAAGATAATAATTACTGGATTAACTCTGACCTATTTGGATGTAGATGGCTGTGTGGCTGTCCACCCACACAGGAAACACGGCATTTCGGAAAACAACTCTGATCTGATCCAACAGCTGCTGCTCCAGAGCTGCACTGTGGAGCTCCTGGGGGTGTCAGTCACAGAAAACAGACGATCAAATATTGTTTGATGTGAATTTGGGTCACAAGTCTATCCCTGGTGTATTCCTTTGTAGTGGGAGGATTGTCAGACAATAcatttacatatacagtatattttttcatgaaaacatTGGGTTACTGTTACTGATTAAGTCACCCACCAAGATCTCCCAGTCATCAGATGACAGAGGCTCCACATTCACTTGATGCACTGATGAGACCTGGTGACATGGTCTCAGGAAGCCCTGAGGGAAACCACACAGCCAGTCAGTCAATACAAACACCTAGTCAGCCTAGACAGTAACTGACAATTAAGTTAAACTGTCAAAAGACTGTGTCGTGTAGAGATTATGGACTATTCTGATGGGAAACGGAGCACAGAACAAATTGCTCATTGTGGAGCCGTACCTGCTCTCCATCTATCAGGCCAAGCTTTTCTCCCAGTTGTCGACACAGCTCCACTTTATGGCTGTCCAGACTGGAAGAAGTTCTGTTTTGAGTCCAGCTGAGGAACACTGGACATCCATGGCCCCAGGACAACTCCAAAGCCTGGTTCTGAACACAGATAAACaaagtttttgttgttgtacttTTTGAATGCCATGGCACTTTATCTAATAAATGTCTGCATCATAATCATCCTCCTTTTCTGCAAATTTTACACAGATTCAACCATAAGAGTGTAAAGATGTCaaactggaggagaggagggttgAGCCAATAATTCTCCACACTAACTGGCCAAGCAGAAAAGGAGGAAGGCTTGTACAATTGCCATGCAAACTATCTCACTCATGTACGCTCTTTCACATCATCATCTGAAAGATAGTGTTCTTTGTGGATTTATAAAGATGTTAATTGACCACAGTGAAATAGGATACAGTAAGATGCAGTAATTTATAAGAATGCTGTGGCATTTACCCAGTCTCCTGTTCCATCTAAAATGTTAAGTTTTGTCACCACCAAGTGAGACTGCAAGGGAACTACTACTAAAAGTCAAAATGGAATAATAGTGAAAATACTAATTACAATCGCACTGGCAtctttgaaaaatgtttaatatcTGCTTACTGATGTTTGTTAAGAGTTACTATTGAATTGTTATTAAaccaaaaggaaaaaacacatgGATTGAATCTCCCATTGCTACTGCTAACACTCAACTCTTTCCTACCATTATGTCTGACTGACATATAGTTAACTGTATATCCAATCCTCTGATGGGTCTCTCGTAAGATGTCTTCAGCAGAGCATGTCATGTATCACTAAGAACTTTATGCCAGTAAGCACACTGGCAtaagagatagatagatagatatagataaatAGGAAAACAGATATTCTTTCATACTGATGAGGCTGTCGTTGTCTTTGTCAAATGTCCTGAAGACTATAAGGGACAGAAACAATCACAATACTCtgcatcctgctgctgcttatcCAAATATTAAGCATTTGTCATCCTGCACACTTGtaatgtagatagatagatagatagatagatagatagatagatagatagatagatagatagatagatagatagatagatatagtaactttattgatcccgagggaaattcaagtttccaggaTCACAGTTCCAtattgcaaaacatgttagtaaaaaggcagtaaaaaagttaatagtacaaagtacaaaaaaatata
This Sebastes fasciatus isolate fSebFas1 chromosome 17, fSebFas1.pri, whole genome shotgun sequence DNA region includes the following protein-coding sequences:
- the pex1 gene encoding peroxisomal ATPase PEX1, encoding MFSNQGIQPVTVVFNNAKTCFLHLSSKLISHLSLNENQALELSWGHGCPVFLSWTQNRTSSSLDSHKVELCRQLGEKLGLIDGEQGFLRPCHQVSSVHQVNVEPLSSDDWEILELHSAALEQQLLDQIRVVFRNAVFPVWVDSHTAIYIQIASLSPSVPYGRLEQFTELVVSPKSRPGIDDLNGSPVRNGEEQRFHRQQNVDPSSPSGPLESISPAPQSHQWGGIADLKSLLRYMIKGTYDPVKELPPVPDVPALLTDSIYRVCGAPPDSLCTMSHVATAVVHLFPWSHGLNAGPTAGQSPVTYGMLSKVLSPKESRDRAKQAMEKKKNTVDTKVAGGEVMKEEEAMVVMVVCHGTDKLAQKGRRHSKGEIHSGRVWIPQPLAIRLNIIPHSTVRINPVKSTIKVASSIRLQPLIPLPEEEDDDEEIQTAFLGWLHTQSHEPLACLTARSGTILLHGTDAKLEFALTVLKPEPESDPPDQLFSLSPAVIQKENIQVDREPVTLPAVKFIAEMPNPELPSLSSLGGINELSRTGSDFISHSLLGSPLSRELGTTGRGLQGGALLITGAKGSGKSILSRALCRKAREDLDAHVELVDCKKLQGKRAETVRQMLQDLFEQAEWRQPSVVLLDDLDHMTAAPTSPEHEHGAEALLQQHIAQSLKDVVDEVLVHSSLVCLIITSRSEHSLHPSLTEVHGSHFIQGFAHILPPDQAQRAEILGRLILRKTSLSEETLQTLDLAAVAKETEGYTPQDLVLLLERAVHANTVQKGHSDQGVCLSWKDFVQALKGFTPPSLWGVDLHTPSGVGLERVGGLREVRQQLMDTIMLPAKYPVLFSNLPIRHRSGILLYGAPGTGKTLLARAIAKDSGMNFISIKGPELLSKYIGASEQGVRDVFQRAQAAKPCILFFDEFDSLAPRRGHDSTGVTDRVVNQLLTQLDGVEGLQGVYVLAATSRPDLIDPALLRPGRLDKSLYCPPPDLEARVEILKALSAGMALTADVDLEQLAAATEQFTGADLKALLYNAQLEAVHNSMGSSTPHELTCGSDSDMSLSSMIFPNNSSGSDDSVGEGDPGAVLDQSMVLLEPSELQAEDDQHRGNVWRIYFGSSYESELGNSPISGLNSQCVSGPNSMTHDFTRASGREPGGSLPPAYMSSLQSGYEELSPEQLERLQQDINNIKKNYKRANEDCVRVHSASSQPGLLLCQAHVNSSLAATRPSISKADWNRYTKLYEAFGGAGDGKSLHSVTFKPGQRVTLA